From Halotia branconii CENA392, the proteins below share one genomic window:
- the dpdG gene encoding protein DpdG: MSVLKTGLAHPSRMRGIFRYLLHVKGQKENRDVLESILSPDKLVEHVPENKEKLKDKKMSHPMFNDALREIIKCKLLIEEDEEVAINPNLPQDAINPQLGDRLLPDTFTYLFFASDNEDEEDFGRVCAWYLAQDIYDAPGTWEEVEKRVSEQKVGNFLKMSSSRLFVQMDDWMRYLGFAWGHTLGGKPVTVPDPTAYIKRNLKHLFNEEQEITIQDFISRLAKQCPLFETGKFREEVEAQIGARETNFLSTSTAFALFRLQDEGDIQLERQSDSSFMILPKANNQVDNNGRISHIIWKGYKS, from the coding sequence ATGAGCGTTTTAAAAACAGGTTTAGCTCACCCCAGTAGAATGCGAGGAATATTTAGATATTTACTCCATGTTAAAGGACAAAAAGAGAATAGAGACGTATTAGAAAGCATATTATCTCCAGATAAATTAGTTGAACATGTGCCAGAAAATAAGGAGAAATTAAAAGACAAAAAAATGTCACATCCCATGTTCAATGATGCTCTTAGAGAAATTATAAAATGTAAACTTTTAATTGAAGAGGATGAAGAAGTTGCAATTAATCCAAATCTACCACAAGACGCAATAAATCCTCAGCTTGGTGACAGGCTATTACCTGATACTTTCACTTATCTATTTTTTGCATCTGATAACGAAGATGAAGAAGACTTTGGTCGAGTTTGTGCTTGGTATTTAGCACAGGATATTTATGATGCACCAGGGACTTGGGAAGAAGTGGAAAAGCGAGTTAGCGAACAAAAAGTAGGCAATTTTTTGAAAATGTCAAGCAGTCGTCTCTTTGTTCAAATGGATGACTGGATGCGCTACCTGGGTTTTGCATGGGGTCATACTTTAGGAGGAAAACCTGTAACAGTTCCCGATCCAACTGCTTATATTAAAAGAAATCTCAAACATTTGTTTAATGAAGAACAAGAAATTACAATCCAAGATTTTATTAGTAGATTAGCAAAACAATGTCCTTTATTTGAAACTGGGAAGTTTCGAGAAGAAGTAGAAGCCCAAATTGGCGCACGGGAAACTAACTTTCTTTCTACAAGTACAGCTTTTGCCTTATTTAGACTTCAAGATGAGGGTGATATTCAGCTTGAGAGACAATCTGATTCATCCTTTATGATTTTACCAAAAGCCAATAACCAAGTTGATAATAATGGGCGAATTTCTCATATTATTTGGAAAGGATACAAATCATGA
- the dpdH gene encoding protein DpdH yields MTFEKFICWKLDMIRQVMNVEATQTANHLFLATHHPIAMYRQDSIKALSKSEYNESQFLHDFLAEKDFAFVPVLGESGTGKSHLIRWLQANIKSTDKRKVLLIPRIGTNLKDIIEKILNIAEFEVDKLDEYRKRLNQSSRTFTDKGAREQLLNNLAFQVGVNGQHKRAKLADGETQEYLIEKLPALLYDDFFREHLLRDGKIIHRLVIHTLGYQYTIEDINERREFSLEDLPLNISDFQKAGEKAREFYALLINDEDIQKETVTWLNDHLDEAITQVLNFGREDLQQLMREVRETLAEKNIELVLLIEDFAKLQGIDREVLEAVLAKPQQGENKPLCAMRTALACTTGYFKNLIDTVQQRVTFSVNLNIDTIGEQSLITQNDIQVFVARYLNAVRLEEREIENWANSQSRDELPSACSECEHSQACHTGFGHVQGMGLYPFNSKALVQMFSRVNPGEFNPRILIRDVLKHTLENSIDDIKNGTFPSVTLGNYFGNMRLSTDIKLAIQAKDPQNSKRREVFLDLWDDSNELCNLSPEVHTAFNLSLLDVKTKPKEIPPIIPENRPVPPKVVEPSGDYQIDTSLQDKLKILDNWNNQQILPDAIAKDIRELLFPAIIEKIEWDTEMLLKGSFVGSGGKLLQQRNLIFHNPKVKRGTYSGVVLSLPLNPDDDKEFTETAYVFQGILKYDKYQNWKFENGDRYFRMYAKYLERWSQYVVEKIRLYPRESGEAWNPVPAAVELLAISATMAGYPTNTLENLINSLFIDLDKNDDTTRASTWKKLFDTFSLKRNREALLDIVKSRIACTKGSNSTFQILDAIQIIEPLEKVRKSWQPQQQIPEDVRDKFPELQKVRQQVDELLEKAIQEEYERQLDIYQRLISEFGEDVKKKDVIDVLKSAMEAAQDAAVFRGKKGFEGMTTVLEQFRRTAINPYRDTMKRVQAEKENPESNIGKLLQYLSEDYQKVITDSLEFLDNTNNFLDASILEANSQIAELEKSGGATVESSYQEICQGLANLRNLMNEIKGETKCS; encoded by the coding sequence ATGACTTTTGAAAAATTCATCTGTTGGAAGCTGGATATGATTCGTCAGGTGATGAATGTAGAAGCAACCCAAACTGCAAATCATTTGTTTTTGGCTACACATCATCCGATTGCAATGTATCGCCAGGACTCTATAAAGGCATTATCGAAGAGCGAATACAATGAATCGCAGTTTCTTCATGATTTTTTAGCTGAAAAAGATTTTGCTTTTGTACCCGTTTTAGGTGAATCAGGTACTGGAAAATCTCACCTGATTCGTTGGTTGCAAGCTAATATAAAATCAACTGATAAACGAAAGGTACTGCTAATTCCCAGAATTGGGACAAATTTAAAAGATATCATTGAAAAAATTTTAAATATTGCGGAATTTGAGGTAGATAAATTAGATGAGTACCGTAAACGTTTAAATCAATCGAGTCGTACTTTTACAGATAAGGGTGCAAGAGAGCAATTATTAAATAATTTAGCTTTTCAAGTTGGCGTTAACGGACAACATAAACGAGCTAAACTTGCTGATGGAGAAACCCAGGAATATTTAATCGAAAAATTACCCGCTTTACTATATGATGATTTCTTTCGAGAACATTTATTAAGAGATGGAAAAATTATTCATCGTTTGGTAATTCATACACTAGGATACCAATATACTATTGAAGATATTAACGAACGTCGTGAATTTTCTCTTGAAGATTTACCACTTAATATTTCAGATTTTCAAAAAGCTGGAGAAAAGGCACGAGAATTTTATGCTTTATTAATAAATGATGAAGATATACAAAAAGAAACTGTAACTTGGTTGAATGATCATTTAGATGAAGCTATCACCCAAGTTTTAAATTTTGGTCGAGAAGACTTGCAGCAATTAATGCGTGAAGTCCGAGAGACATTGGCAGAAAAAAATATTGAATTAGTACTTTTAATTGAAGATTTTGCTAAATTGCAAGGTATTGATAGAGAAGTTCTCGAAGCCGTTTTAGCAAAACCACAGCAAGGTGAAAATAAGCCATTATGTGCTATGCGTACAGCTTTGGCTTGTACTACAGGTTACTTTAAAAACTTGATTGATACAGTGCAACAGCGCGTTACTTTCAGCGTCAATCTTAATATTGATACAATTGGTGAACAATCTTTAATTACTCAGAATGATATTCAGGTATTTGTTGCGAGATATTTGAATGCTGTTCGTTTAGAAGAAAGGGAAATTGAAAATTGGGCAAATTCTCAAAGTAGAGATGAACTACCAAGTGCTTGTAGCGAATGCGAACATTCCCAAGCTTGTCATACAGGATTTGGTCATGTTCAGGGAATGGGTCTTTATCCTTTCAATTCTAAAGCGTTGGTACAGATGTTTAGTAGAGTAAATCCAGGTGAATTTAATCCCCGAATATTAATCAGAGATGTTTTGAAACACACTCTAGAAAATTCTATTGATGATATTAAAAATGGAACTTTCCCTTCAGTTACTTTAGGAAACTACTTTGGTAACATGAGATTGAGTACTGATATAAAGTTAGCTATTCAAGCCAAAGATCCACAAAACTCAAAGCGTCGCGAGGTATTTTTAGACCTGTGGGATGATAGCAATGAACTTTGTAATTTATCTCCAGAAGTTCATACTGCTTTTAATTTATCTCTGCTTGATGTCAAGACTAAACCGAAAGAAATTCCGCCCATTATACCCGAAAATCGTCCAGTACCACCAAAGGTTGTAGAACCTTCAGGGGATTATCAGATTGATACTTCGCTACAAGACAAGCTGAAAATCCTTGACAATTGGAACAATCAACAAATTTTACCAGACGCGATCGCTAAAGATATCCGTGAGTTGCTTTTCCCCGCTATCATCGAAAAAATTGAATGGGATACTGAAATGCTGCTGAAGGGTAGTTTCGTCGGTAGTGGTGGTAAGTTGCTTCAGCAGCGAAATCTCATTTTCCATAACCCTAAAGTCAAGAGAGGGACTTATTCTGGGGTTGTTTTATCGCTTCCCCTCAACCCAGATGATGACAAGGAATTTACAGAAACTGCATACGTATTTCAAGGTATATTAAAATACGATAAATATCAGAATTGGAAGTTTGAAAATGGTGATCGCTATTTTCGCATGTATGCAAAGTATCTAGAACGTTGGAGTCAGTATGTAGTCGAAAAAATTCGCCTTTATCCTCGCGAGTCTGGTGAAGCTTGGAACCCCGTACCTGCCGCGGTAGAATTGCTAGCGATTAGTGCCACAATGGCAGGGTATCCTACTAATACACTCGAAAATTTAATTAATTCTTTGTTTATCGACTTAGATAAAAACGATGATACAACTCGTGCATCTACTTGGAAAAAGCTGTTTGATACTTTTAGTCTCAAGAGAAACCGAGAAGCATTATTAGATATTGTTAAAAGTCGAATTGCTTGTACAAAAGGTAGTAATTCAACATTTCAAATTCTTGATGCAATTCAAATTATTGAGCCTTTAGAAAAAGTACGTAAATCTTGGCAACCTCAACAGCAAATTCCTGAAGATGTGCGTGATAAGTTTCCAGAGTTGCAAAAGGTACGTCAACAAGTCGATGAACTTCTAGAGAAAGCCATCCAAGAAGAGTACGAACGACAGCTAGATATTTATCAGCGTCTCATATCTGAATTTGGAGAAGATGTTAAGAAAAAAGATGTGATTGACGTTCTTAAATCTGCAATGGAAGCTGCACAAGATGCAGCTGTATTTCGTGGTAAGAAAGGATTTGAGGGAATGACAACTGTATTAGAGCAATTTAGGCGTACAGCGATTAACCCTTATAGAGATACAATGAAGCGCGTACAAGCTGAGAAAGAAAACCCAGAAAGTAACATTGGTAAATTACTCCAATATTTGAGTGAAGATTATCAAAAAGTTATTACTGATTCTTTAGAATTTCTCGATAACACTAATAATTTTCTAGATGCTTCAATTCTTGAAGCCAACAGTCAGATTGCAGAATTAGAAAAATCTGGTGGTGCAACTGTAGAATCTAGTTACCAAGAAATTTGTCAAGGGTTAGCTAATTTACGAAATCTCATGAATGAAATTAAAGGTGAAACAAAATGCTCTTAG
- the dpdF gene encoding protein DpdF yields MDGKERREGIRDRIRAGTQRIIFTSPESLMDSLAPALYEAAKLGILRYFIIDEAHMVEQWGDDFRPAFQEIPGLQRDLLRLSPFNTLLLTATLTESCLDTLETLFGQDLQVISAVQLRPEPAYWFNKCSSEEVRKQRLLEAVYHLPRPLIIYGTKVKDVEDWKRELTRAGFKRCDLMTGKSTTQEREQLIEKWREGKIDIVVATSAFGLGIDQADVRAVIHVCIPETIDRFYQEVGRGGRDGKASLSLTLYTKEDFRIAEGLNDKSAITIELGLQRWQTMFYKKETIGDGRFRVPIETPRSFQDKTIDKINYQNRAWNIRTLTLMNQANLIEIDSEEPPQRKNCESQSEEAYQAAWDLYRNSRIIRIRNQLHLEKFTWESEVEPVRQKRQSWSYKNLQLMKEALNAKRCISEIFAEAYSIPSRQTPETRNPVIVSRACGGCPVCRENGVTPFPGIMPSSRPVWQKSNFILGQEMQRVVAGERILLIFYDSLEQLNKFQRGKKLFRWLIEQGMRNIVISPDYHYFLKETSRIHNSFIFLFDSYEPVLMPRIPTLIFHLPGIPLPLKYLSNYSTSTTTRMILLPINTPDPNREDRRLINVFSGRYFKFDVFCTEISI; encoded by the coding sequence GTGGATGGTAAAGAAAGAAGAGAAGGGATACGCGATCGCATTCGTGCTGGAACTCAAAGAATAATTTTTACCTCTCCTGAAAGTTTAATGGATTCTCTGGCACCTGCTCTGTATGAAGCAGCCAAACTGGGAATTTTACGGTATTTCATTATCGATGAAGCACACATGGTAGAGCAATGGGGTGATGATTTTCGCCCCGCATTTCAAGAAATTCCTGGTTTGCAAAGAGATTTATTGCGTCTGAGTCCTTTTAATACTTTATTGCTAACAGCAACATTAACAGAATCCTGTTTAGACACTCTGGAAACATTATTTGGTCAAGATTTACAAGTTATATCTGCTGTACAATTGCGACCAGAACCTGCTTATTGGTTTAACAAATGTTCCAGTGAAGAAGTTAGAAAACAAAGGTTGCTTGAAGCAGTTTATCATCTTCCTCGCCCGTTAATTATTTACGGGACTAAAGTTAAAGATGTCGAGGATTGGAAACGAGAATTAACCCGCGCCGGATTTAAAAGATGTGACCTGATGACAGGTAAATCTACTACTCAGGAACGGGAGCAATTAATTGAAAAATGGCGGGAAGGAAAGATTGATATAGTTGTTGCTACTTCTGCCTTTGGGTTAGGTATAGATCAAGCAGATGTGCGAGCGGTAATTCATGTTTGTATTCCCGAAACTATTGACCGTTTCTATCAAGAAGTTGGACGAGGAGGACGAGACGGGAAAGCTTCATTATCACTCACATTATATACAAAGGAAGACTTCAGAATTGCTGAAGGGCTAAATGATAAATCAGCGATAACTATTGAATTGGGTTTGCAACGTTGGCAAACTATGTTTTACAAAAAAGAAACTATAGGTGATGGACGCTTTCGCGTACCAATAGAAACGCCTCGTTCATTTCAAGACAAAACTATTGATAAAATAAATTACCAAAATAGGGCTTGGAATATACGCACTTTAACGCTGATGAACCAAGCAAATCTAATTGAAATTGACTCAGAAGAACCTCCCCAGAGGAAAAACTGTGAATCACAATCAGAAGAAGCTTATCAAGCAGCTTGGGATTTGTACCGCAATTCTCGCATTATTCGTATTCGCAATCAGCTTCATTTAGAAAAATTCACTTGGGAATCTGAAGTTGAACCAGTTCGCCAGAAACGCCAAAGCTGGAGTTATAAAAACTTGCAATTGATGAAAGAAGCTTTAAACGCTAAACGTTGTATTTCCGAAATCTTTGCAGAAGCGTATAGCATTCCCTCCCGTCAAACTCCAGAAACCAGAAATCCGGTTATAGTTTCTCGCGCTTGTGGGGGTTGTCCTGTTTGTAGAGAAAATGGCGTTACACCATTTCCAGGAATTATGCCTAGTTCCAGACCTGTATGGCAAAAATCCAATTTTATTCTCGGTCAAGAAATGCAAAGAGTGGTTGCAGGTGAAAGAATCTTGCTTATTTTCTATGACTCCCTGGAACAATTGAATAAGTTTCAAAGAGGTAAAAAATTGTTTAGGTGGTTAATAGAACAGGGAATGAGGAATATTGTAATTTCTCCAGATTATCATTATTTTTTGAAAGAAACTAGTAGAATACATAACTCATTTATATTTCTATTTGATAGTTACGAACCTGTACTCATGCCACGTATTCCTACTCTGATTTTTCATCTTCCAGGGATACCTCTCCCATTAAAATATTTATCAAATTACAGTACGTCAACTACAACACGCATGATTTTACTTCCTATAAACACACCAGATCCAAACAGAGAAGACAGACGACTAATTAATGTTTTTTCTGGCAGATATTTTAAATTTGATGTATTTTGTACGGAGATTAGTATATGA
- a CDS encoding DEAD/DEAH box helicase: MNDSFSELREILKTGKIPEDISNVTEPCHCRLLDALQNSPGSGDIVSLVRHVLRREDEKQGGSSPIYLQIPRKPPFLDSTIWEQASITVWGEDKEHYLISARPWQPEWLDLADQYPPDAPLFNEKPRRNYEPVSGDPFLQLVELDAYRSIGQREAIRAVLTAPDNSTLIINLPTGAGKSLCAQLPALLNSRNNNGVSVVVVPTTALAIDQERALKSFVHHATAYYSDDSVDGKERREGIRDRIRAGTQRIIFTSPESLMDSLAPALYEAAKLGILRYFIIDEAHMVEQWGDDFRPAFQEIPGQRIIAMILWMVKKEEKGYAIAFVLELKE; encoded by the coding sequence ATGAATGATTCATTCTCAGAACTTCGGGAAATTCTCAAAACAGGTAAAATTCCTGAGGATATTAGTAATGTTACAGAACCTTGTCATTGTCGCTTATTGGATGCGCTGCAAAACTCGCCTGGGTCTGGGGATATTGTTAGCCTAGTGCGTCATGTGTTGCGACGGGAAGATGAAAAACAGGGTGGAAGTTCTCCAATTTATCTCCAAATACCTCGAAAACCGCCTTTTCTCGATAGCACTATTTGGGAGCAGGCTAGCATAACCGTATGGGGTGAAGATAAAGAACACTATCTCATCAGCGCCCGTCCTTGGCAACCGGAATGGCTTGACCTGGCTGACCAATATCCGCCAGATGCACCTTTATTTAATGAAAAACCTCGACGGAATTATGAACCAGTTTCCGGTGACCCGTTTTTGCAACTCGTAGAGTTAGATGCATATCGCAGTATCGGACAGCGCGAAGCAATTCGTGCAGTTTTAACTGCTCCTGATAACTCAACTTTAATTATTAACTTACCTACGGGTGCGGGAAAAAGCCTTTGCGCTCAACTACCTGCATTGCTGAACTCCAGAAACAATAATGGTGTGAGCGTGGTAGTTGTCCCGACTACAGCGTTAGCTATTGACCAAGAACGGGCATTAAAATCTTTTGTACACCATGCCACAGCGTATTATAGCGATGATTCTGTGGATGGTAAAGAAAGAAGAGAAGGGATACGCGATCGCATTCGTGCTGGAACTCAAAGAATAATTTTTACCTCTCCTGAAAGTTTAATGGATTCTCTGGCACCTGCTCTGTATGAAGCAGCCAAACTGGGAATTTTACGGTATTTCATTATCGATGAAGCACACATGGTAGAGCAATGGGGTGATGATTTTCGCCCCGCATTTCAAGAAATTCCTGGACAGCGTATTATAGCGATGATTCTGTGGATGGTAAAGAAAGAAGAGAAGGGATACGCGATCGCATTCGTGCTGGAACTCAAAGAATAA
- the dpdJ gene encoding protein DpdJ, giving the protein MTTNWDKIIREFLDNLERQEVQLLTWGIVDGGFSENEIVELAKDFLNTCEIDEDVWDFLDQILERKLLFELNLRGDRLFRTRMAEAVRLFARLRQLFPNNNWQTSPTLVADYRLQIRPRIYPNRYITPEAVIEQLAADKLLTSIQQKAVTAILLSRDRGEVQLADFQLRATRRMLQDLNSTKSRGMIVCAGTGTGKTLSFYLPALAHIASLLKKDEHWSKGLAIYPRNELLKDQFSETYQEARRLDAVLKAEGKRKILIGAFFGLTPKSATLDRVQYKWEAESGGFTCPYLRCPRCEGALSWRRADVEAGREQLSCLKPSCGAVIQEDEVILTRDRMAKNPPDLVFTSTEMLNRSMGDSRYGHVFGIAAAKKPQLVLLDEVHTYTGIHGAQVAYLLRRWQRIINKKVQFTGLSATLESAAEFFSQLTGLKPGSVEEISPGEDLIAEGMEYQLALRGDPVSGTSLLSTSIQTAMLLRRVLDPSEDPPSPGFYGSRIFAFTDDLDVTNRLFHNLLDAEGRDSWGRPLLRRQPLAALRSHGAANGRERLIAAQSWLLCEEIGHGLELPLSIGRTSSQDTGVTPNADVIVATSSLEVGFNDPEVGGVIQHKAPRDMASFLQRKGRAGRRRTMRPWTVVVLSDYGRDRIAYQGYDMLFNPVLEKRSLPIANRYVIRIQAVFALMDWVGQQLATTRGSVWRDFATTDFYLINRQRLEIELIKNILETQAGQRNLETYLQSALHLTKDEVEAILWEPPRSLMMAVLPTLLRRLESGWKRLPIQPDESDQDYQTRDPLPDFVPPNLFSDLLLPEVTITTPPQTRNSEPDVNSMPIVQALKTFTPGRATRRFGVQHIYATHWIAPLDLQQREQELPVEDYCAEFEEAGYFQLWQDGQVVDIRCIRPWAINPTQVPGDISITSNAQLEWRSQIIPPDLGIKLELPQGSPWCKIITEVCCFTHTQQSPVEVRRFAIASHANIRFDNGQELDTTIRFTQKQDGSSAAVGFAQSVDGLVFRFRIPPNFSINPSDANQEKIRAFRTAYFRYRVLTDERLCELTNVFQREWLYQIYISMLTDRALTAQISLPEAFEALLGENMGQEMARVLDNIFQTLNVEETLLEEGESAPE; this is encoded by the coding sequence GTGACTACCAATTGGGATAAAATAATTAGAGAATTTTTAGATAATTTGGAACGTCAGGAAGTCCAACTCCTAACGTGGGGAATCGTTGATGGTGGATTTTCTGAAAATGAAATTGTAGAACTTGCGAAAGATTTTCTAAATACTTGCGAAATTGATGAGGATGTTTGGGATTTTTTAGACCAAATCCTTGAACGGAAATTGTTGTTTGAATTGAATCTTAGAGGCGATCGCCTTTTCCGCACCAGGATGGCGGAAGCAGTGAGATTATTTGCTCGTCTTCGCCAACTGTTCCCGAATAATAATTGGCAAACATCTCCTACCTTAGTTGCTGATTATCGCTTACAAATCCGTCCGAGAATTTATCCTAACAGGTATATTACGCCAGAAGCAGTAATTGAGCAGTTGGCAGCAGACAAACTGCTAACTTCCATACAGCAAAAAGCCGTTACAGCGATACTGCTTTCTCGCGATCGCGGTGAGGTTCAACTTGCAGACTTCCAGCTACGCGCTACAAGGCGGATGTTGCAGGATTTAAACAGCACAAAAAGTCGCGGGATGATTGTCTGTGCTGGGACAGGAACGGGGAAGACTTTATCTTTTTACTTACCTGCGCTGGCGCATATTGCAAGTTTGTTGAAAAAGGATGAGCATTGGAGTAAAGGACTAGCAATTTATCCCCGTAACGAACTCCTCAAAGACCAATTTTCTGAAACCTATCAAGAAGCACGTCGTCTCGATGCTGTCCTCAAGGCAGAAGGTAAACGTAAAATCCTCATAGGTGCATTTTTTGGCTTAACTCCCAAAAGCGCAACTTTGGATCGGGTACAGTATAAATGGGAAGCTGAAAGTGGTGGGTTTACTTGTCCTTACCTGCGGTGTCCCAGATGTGAAGGTGCGCTATCTTGGCGACGGGCTGATGTGGAAGCGGGTAGAGAACAACTTTCTTGTCTCAAGCCATCCTGCGGTGCTGTTATCCAAGAAGACGAAGTAATTTTGACACGCGATCGCATGGCGAAAAATCCCCCAGACCTAGTTTTTACCAGCACAGAAATGCTCAATCGGTCTATGGGAGACTCTCGTTACGGTCATGTATTTGGCATCGCGGCGGCGAAAAAGCCTCAGCTAGTTTTATTGGATGAGGTGCATACTTATACAGGTATCCACGGCGCACAAGTTGCTTACCTGCTGCGGCGTTGGCAGAGAATCATTAACAAGAAAGTCCAATTTACTGGACTTTCAGCAACCCTAGAAAGTGCAGCAGAGTTTTTCAGCCAACTTACAGGCTTAAAGCCTGGTTCAGTGGAGGAAATTTCTCCTGGTGAAGACTTAATTGCTGAGGGAATGGAGTATCAATTGGCTCTCAGAGGCGACCCAGTATCAGGGACAAGTCTTTTATCTACAAGCATCCAAACAGCGATGCTGCTGCGGCGTGTACTCGACCCATCTGAAGACCCTCCCAGCCCAGGTTTCTATGGTTCCCGTATTTTCGCCTTTACTGATGACTTAGATGTTACCAATCGCTTATTTCACAACCTTTTGGATGCCGAAGGTCGAGACAGTTGGGGTCGCCCCTTACTACGGCGACAGCCATTGGCAGCTTTGCGATCGCATGGTGCTGCTAATGGTAGAGAAAGACTAATTGCCGCACAATCCTGGCTGCTATGCGAAGAAATCGGTCATGGCTTGGAACTGCCTTTAAGTATTGGGCGCACTAGTTCCCAAGATACCGGAGTTACCCCAAATGCAGATGTAATTGTTGCTACTTCATCTCTAGAAGTGGGATTTAATGACCCAGAAGTAGGAGGTGTCATTCAGCACAAAGCACCGCGAGATATGGCATCTTTTTTGCAAAGGAAGGGACGGGCGGGACGACGCAGAACTATGCGACCTTGGACAGTAGTAGTGCTTTCTGATTACGGACGCGATCGCATTGCCTATCAAGGCTACGATATGCTGTTTAACCCTGTTTTAGAAAAGCGATCGCTTCCCATCGCCAACCGCTATGTTATCCGCATTCAAGCGGTTTTCGCCTTGATGGATTGGGTAGGACAGCAATTAGCTACAACTAGAGGAAGTGTCTGGAGAGACTTTGCTACTACTGATTTCTACTTAATTAACCGTCAGCGACTAGAAATAGAACTAATCAAAAATATTCTCGAAACACAAGCAGGACAACGTAACTTAGAGACATATCTACAATCAGCACTACACCTGACCAAAGATGAAGTCGAAGCAATTCTTTGGGAACCGCCCAGGTCATTAATGATGGCGGTTCTTCCTACTTTGCTACGGCGTTTAGAGTCTGGTTGGAAGCGCCTTCCGATTCAACCAGATGAATCAGACCAAGACTATCAAACCCGTGACCCGTTACCTGATTTTGTTCCCCCGAACTTATTTAGTGACTTGCTGTTGCCAGAAGTAACGATTACTACACCACCCCAGACGCGCAACAGTGAGCCAGATGTTAATTCTATGCCAATTGTCCAAGCCTTGAAAACCTTTACCCCAGGCAGGGCGACGCGCCGTTTTGGGGTGCAGCATATTTATGCAACCCACTGGATTGCTCCGTTAGATTTGCAACAAAGAGAACAAGAATTACCCGTAGAAGATTATTGTGCTGAGTTTGAAGAAGCAGGGTATTTTCAATTGTGGCAAGATGGGCAAGTTGTAGATATTCGCTGCATTCGCCCTTGGGCAATAAATCCTACCCAAGTTCCGGGGGATATTTCAATTACCTCTAACGCCCAATTGGAATGGCGCAGTCAAATCATACCACCCGACTTGGGAATAAAACTCGAACTGCCTCAAGGTTCCCCCTGGTGCAAAATTATTACAGAAGTTTGCTGCTTTACTCACACTCAACAATCGCCGGTGGAAGTACGGCGGTTTGCGATCGCATCCCATGCGAACATCCGCTTCGACAATGGCCAGGAACTTGATACAACAATTCGCTTCACCCAGAAACAGGATGGTAGTTCGGCGGCTGTGGGATTTGCCCAATCTGTTGACGGTCTAGTATTTCGCTTTCGGATTCCGCCTAATTTTAGTATTAATCCCAGCGATGCCAATCAAGAGAAGATTCGGGCGTTTCGCACGGCATATTTCCGATATCGGGTATTGACAGATGAGAGATTGTGTGAATTAACAAATGTCTTTCAACGGGAATGGCTTTATCAAATATATATATCGATGCTTACCGACCGCGCCTTAACAGCCCAAATCTCCTTACCTGAAGCTTTTGAAGCGCTTTTGGGTGAAAATATGGGTCAAGAAATGGCAAGGGTTCTGGACAATATCTTCCAAACATTGAATGTTGAGGAAACCTTACTGGAAGAAGGGGAATCTGCACCGGAATAA